The genome window GAAAATGGCTGTTAAATGTGCTTTGACGGTTCTTTCTGTAATGTTCATTGTTCTGGCGATCATTTTATTTGTCGCCCCGTGACTCACTAGCTCAGCGACTTCTAATTCTTTCCGGGATAAGCTATCGAGTTTTTGCTGCTGTTCGCTTGAGAGTGTTGGCGCATGATTTAGCTCATCAATCAGACCGGCAATCACATGACGCTCGACCCAGACTTCACCCCTCTGAATTAATTCAATTGCTATCAGCAACTTATCATCCAGTAACTCTTCCTGAAAATAGCCTCTGGCCCCTTGCTTTAAAATGGATATCTGTTCCAATACAGACAATTTTGGACCTAAAATAAGCACCCGCACACGTTCTGCGCTGGCGTCACTTTGACTAAATAAAGATTGAGCCTCACTATTTAGACAGCTCAAGTGACATAAAATAAGATTCGGTTTTTTCTGAGCAAGTGCCGCCTGTGCTTCATCAACACATGAAAAATCATGCACATCATATTGCTCAGACAAAATCTGTTTGATGTGCACA of Methylophaga marina contains these proteins:
- a CDS encoding helix-turn-helix transcriptional regulator produces the protein MINPTMPTMPVKADNPMLYCIGQDANQLVHIKQILSEQYDVHDFSCVDEAQAALAQKKPNLILCHLSCLNSEAQSLFSQSDASAERVRVLILGPKLSVLEQISILKQGARGYFQEELLDDKLLIAIELIQRGEVWVERHVIAGLIDELNHAPTLSSEQQQKLDSLSRKELEVAELVSHGATNKMIARTMNITERTVKAHLTAIFQKMNIPDRLSLAIFFRDLR